A genome region from Streptomyces sp. NBC_00878 includes the following:
- a CDS encoding MarR family winged helix-turn-helix transcriptional regulator — protein sequence MRLLTRAERLAARRLQAALDEHGCSLDAWRVLSLLSDGAGHPMAAVAEAAFLPPPTLTKLVDQLVDQNLVFRRVDPLDRRRILAHLTPRGETYWRRVDREVRDQWPVLSDSDDELLRGLLHRLADTLDGAAAESSV from the coding sequence ATGCGCCTCTTGACGCGGGCCGAGCGACTGGCCGCGCGCCGGCTCCAGGCCGCCCTGGACGAGCACGGCTGCTCGCTCGACGCCTGGCGGGTGCTCTCCCTGCTCTCCGACGGTGCGGGGCACCCGATGGCGGCGGTCGCCGAAGCGGCTTTCCTGCCGCCCCCGACCCTCACCAAGCTGGTCGACCAGCTCGTCGACCAGAACCTGGTCTTCCGACGTGTCGATCCTCTGGACCGGCGGCGCATCCTCGCCCACCTGACCCCGCGCGGTGAGACGTACTGGCGGCGCGTCGACCGGGAGGTCCGCGACCAGTGGCCCGTCCTGAGTGACAGCGACGACGAACTGTTGCGGGGGCTGCTGCACCGGCTGGCGGACACGCTCGACGGGGCGGCCGCCGAGTCCTCGGTGTAG
- the urtC gene encoding urea ABC transporter permease subunit UrtC, whose amino-acid sequence MTLLPLLKGRSARAWGGFAAAALALFAVAPLALSDFRLGLLAKYLCTAMVAVGICLAWGRGGLLTLGQGVFFGLGGYAMAMHLKIADAGPGNLPDFMQLYGTATELPWWWRPFENPLFAIAATVLLPMAVAAILGSFIFRRRVKGAYFAILSQALAAAFAIWLIGQQATTGGTNGLTDIQGFFGYDLNDPVNQRMVYFIIAAALLLLIALARQLIHSRYGELLVAVRDSEERVRFLGYNPANVKLVAYVVAAGMAGLAGALFVPAVGIISPAMIGIVPSIEFVIGAAVGGRASLVGAVLGAIGVAWAKTALSEEFPAAWTYFQGLLFIVALAFLPGGLASLVGIVRRRRSSRATGDSTGGKTPALPLGEAA is encoded by the coding sequence ATGACCCTGCTGCCCCTGCTCAAAGGCCGGTCGGCGCGCGCCTGGGGCGGATTCGCCGCGGCTGCCCTCGCCCTGTTCGCGGTAGCCCCGCTGGCGCTCTCGGACTTCCGGCTCGGGCTGCTCGCCAAGTACCTGTGCACCGCGATGGTCGCCGTCGGCATCTGTCTGGCCTGGGGCCGCGGCGGGCTGCTCACCCTCGGGCAGGGCGTGTTCTTCGGGCTCGGCGGCTACGCGATGGCGATGCATCTGAAGATCGCCGACGCGGGTCCTGGCAACCTTCCCGACTTCATGCAGCTCTACGGCACGGCCACCGAACTCCCTTGGTGGTGGCGGCCGTTCGAGAACCCGCTCTTCGCCATCGCCGCGACCGTACTGCTACCGATGGCCGTCGCCGCGATCCTCGGTTCGTTCATCTTCCGCCGCAGGGTGAAGGGCGCGTACTTCGCGATCCTCAGCCAGGCGCTCGCCGCGGCCTTCGCGATCTGGCTGATCGGCCAGCAGGCCACGACCGGCGGCACCAACGGACTCACCGACATCCAGGGCTTCTTCGGCTACGACCTCAACGACCCGGTCAACCAGCGGATGGTGTACTTCATCATCGCCGCCGCGCTGTTGCTGCTGATCGCCCTCGCCCGGCAGCTGATCCACAGCCGCTACGGCGAACTCCTCGTCGCCGTACGGGACTCGGAAGAGCGGGTGCGCTTCCTCGGGTACAACCCGGCGAACGTGAAGCTCGTCGCGTACGTCGTGGCCGCAGGCATGGCCGGGCTCGCGGGCGCGCTGTTCGTGCCCGCGGTCGGCATCATCTCCCCCGCGATGATCGGCATCGTGCCGTCGATCGAGTTCGTCATCGGTGCCGCGGTCGGCGGGCGGGCGAGCCTGGTCGGCGCGGTGCTCGGCGCGATCGGGGTGGCGTGGGCCAAGACGGCACTGTCGGAGGAGTTCCCGGCGGCCTGGACGTACTTCCAGGGCCTGCTCTTCATCGTGGCCCTGGCGTTCCTGCCGGGCGGTCTCGCCTCGCTGGTGGGGATCGTACGGCGGCGCAGGTCGTCACGCGCGACCGGGGACTCGACCGGGGGCAAGACACCTGCCCTTCCTCTTGGAGAAGCAGCATGA
- the urtD gene encoding urea ABC transporter ATP-binding protein UrtD, with the protein MSELSGLEIRRLRVSFDGFTAVDGVDLDVRPGDLRFLIGPNGAGKTTLVDAVTGLVKAEGSVLFGGKELLGRSVHDIARSGIGRTFQTATVFEELTVLQNLDIAAGARRGVLTMLRRRKGVPEPVARALDTVGLTELADSPAGTLAHGQKQWLEIGMLLVQDVRLLLLDEPVAGMSHDERQATGELLERISEERTVVVIEHDMDFMRSFARSVSVLHAGKVLSEGTVAEVQADPKVQEVYLGHAAVQDAELILPEEPEPAGGTAPGAAVQEQEA; encoded by the coding sequence ATGAGTGAACTCTCGGGCCTTGAGATACGCCGACTACGGGTGTCCTTCGACGGGTTCACCGCCGTCGACGGGGTGGACCTCGACGTGCGGCCGGGCGATCTGCGCTTCCTGATCGGACCGAACGGCGCGGGCAAGACCACGCTCGTCGACGCCGTCACGGGTCTCGTGAAGGCCGAGGGCTCCGTGCTCTTCGGGGGCAAGGAGCTGCTCGGGCGGAGCGTGCACGACATCGCCCGGTCCGGGATCGGCCGTACATTCCAAACGGCCACCGTCTTCGAGGAGTTGACGGTCCTTCAGAACCTGGACATCGCGGCCGGTGCCAGGCGCGGCGTGCTGACGATGCTCCGGCGCCGCAAGGGCGTGCCGGAGCCCGTCGCACGTGCGCTGGACACGGTCGGGCTCACGGAGCTGGCCGACTCCCCCGCCGGGACGCTCGCGCACGGGCAGAAGCAGTGGCTGGAGATCGGCATGCTGCTCGTGCAGGACGTACGGCTGCTGCTGCTCGACGAACCGGTCGCCGGGATGAGCCACGACGAACGGCAGGCCACGGGCGAGCTGTTGGAGCGCATCAGCGAGGAGCGGACCGTGGTCGTCATCGAGCACGACATGGACTTCATGCGGTCCTTCGCGCGCAGCGTCAGCGTGCTGCACGCGGGCAAGGTGCTCAGCGAGGGGACGGTGGCCGAGGTGCAGGCCGATCCCAAGGTGCAGGAGGTGTACCTCGGGCACGCGGCCGTCCAGGACGCCGAGTTGATCCTGCCGGAGGAGCCCGAGCCCGCGGGTGGCACGGCGCCCGGCGCGGCCGTACAGGAACAGGAGGCGTGA
- a CDS encoding substrate-binding domain-containing protein, with translation MVRLDPPPLDWFTADDSVVSVALVFPMQGAAGIFGPTCELCARLAVEEVNRSGGVLGKELRLLPVDGGAEPHRIAENVEALVDLGIVQGVTGWHISSVRQALAPRIAHRVPYVYTALYEGGEDTAGVFLTSETPNDQLRPAMHLLAREHRVRRWFVVGNDYVWPRRTARAAHHYARESGGGIRAEAYLPLGTHDFDGVLRRIERSDADAVLMLLVGSDAVRFNRAFAASGLDERCLRLSTLMDENMLMASGPTATAGLYSTAGFFASLANQDTLDFHGQYAGRYGVEAPVLGSLGESCYEGVLLLAALIDRARTLDVSAIGAAADTVSYEGPRGLLHLRGSHVRQRIYLARADGVDFDVVAQLDLHETRP, from the coding sequence ATGGTCCGGCTCGACCCGCCTCCGCTCGACTGGTTCACGGCCGACGACTCGGTCGTCAGCGTGGCGCTGGTCTTTCCCATGCAGGGCGCCGCCGGGATCTTCGGACCCACGTGCGAGTTGTGCGCGCGGCTCGCCGTCGAGGAGGTCAACCGCTCGGGCGGGGTGCTCGGCAAGGAGCTGCGGCTGCTGCCGGTCGACGGCGGCGCCGAACCGCACCGCATCGCGGAGAACGTCGAGGCGCTGGTCGACCTCGGCATCGTGCAGGGCGTCACCGGCTGGCACATCTCCTCCGTACGCCAGGCGCTGGCCCCGCGGATCGCCCACCGGGTGCCCTACGTGTATACGGCGCTGTACGAGGGCGGCGAGGACACGGCCGGAGTGTTCCTGACGAGCGAGACCCCGAACGACCAACTGCGGCCCGCCATGCACCTGCTGGCCCGCGAGCACCGGGTGCGCCGGTGGTTCGTCGTCGGCAACGACTACGTCTGGCCGCGCCGCACGGCCCGCGCGGCACACCACTACGCGCGCGAGTCGGGCGGCGGCATCCGCGCGGAGGCGTATCTGCCGCTCGGCACCCACGACTTCGACGGGGTGCTGCGCCGGATCGAGCGGTCGGACGCGGACGCCGTGCTGATGCTGCTCGTGGGCAGCGACGCGGTCCGCTTCAACCGGGCGTTCGCCGCGTCTGGCCTCGACGAGCGCTGCCTTCGGCTGAGCACCTTGATGGACGAGAACATGCTGATGGCGAGCGGCCCCACGGCCACCGCCGGCCTCTACAGCACGGCCGGGTTCTTCGCGTCCCTCGCCAATCAGGACACCCTCGACTTCCACGGCCAGTACGCCGGGCGATACGGAGTCGAGGCGCCGGTTCTCGGCAGTCTCGGCGAATCGTGTTACGAGGGCGTCCTGTTGCTGGCCGCGCTCATCGACCGGGCCAGGACCCTCGACGTCTCCGCGATCGGCGCGGCGGCGGACACCGTCTCGTACGAGGGCCCGCGCGGGCTGCTCCACCTGCGCGGCAGTCACGTACGCCAGCGCATCTACCTGGCGCGGGCGGACGGCGTGGACTTCGACGTCGTGGCCCAGCTGGATCTTCACGAAACCCGGCCTTGA
- a CDS encoding aldehyde dehydrogenase family protein, whose product MVGVYIELAARSHARGRPARPDQRGTVNQSTPERPADTVARLRATFRTGRTKPVAWRTTQLRRLREMLTSHGEDLAGALHADLGKSSTEAFRTEINFVVREIDHTLEHLDGWLRPESAPVPAHLGADATAWTRYDPLGVVLVIAPWNYPAQLLLAPMAGALAAGNAVVVKPSELAPATSGVLARLLPEYLDTDAVAVVEGGIPETTALLAERFDHIFYTGNGTVGRIVMTAAARHLTPVTLELGGKSPAFVDRDADLTVVAERLARGKFLNAGQTCVAPDYVLTDPETARALEPVLAKAVEGLYGSDPAASTEYGRIINERHFDRLTGLLDSGRVVVGGDSDRATRYIAPTVLADVDPDAPVMREEIFGPVLPIVTVSGLDQAVDFINDRDKPLALYVFTESDITRERLAAETSSGALGFGLPLAHLTVSDLPFGGVGASGMGSYHGRYSIETFSHRKAVLEKPLS is encoded by the coding sequence ATGGTTGGCGTATACATCGAGCTTGCCGCTCGATCCCACGCGCGCGGGCGACCAGCCCGCCCCGACCAGCGAGGCACCGTGAACCAGTCCACCCCCGAGCGGCCCGCCGACACCGTGGCCCGGCTGCGCGCCACGTTCCGCACCGGCCGCACCAAGCCCGTCGCCTGGCGCACCACCCAGCTGCGCCGACTGCGCGAGATGCTCACCTCGCACGGTGAGGACCTGGCCGGGGCCCTCCACGCGGACCTGGGCAAGAGCTCCACCGAGGCCTTCCGCACGGAGATCAACTTCGTCGTACGGGAGATCGACCACACCCTGGAGCACCTCGACGGGTGGCTGCGCCCCGAGTCCGCCCCCGTCCCCGCGCACCTCGGCGCGGACGCCACGGCCTGGACGCGATACGACCCACTCGGCGTCGTCCTGGTCATCGCCCCCTGGAACTACCCGGCGCAGCTGTTGCTCGCGCCGATGGCCGGCGCGCTCGCCGCCGGCAACGCGGTCGTCGTCAAGCCCAGTGAACTCGCCCCGGCCACCTCCGGCGTCCTGGCCCGGCTCCTGCCGGAGTACCTCGACACCGATGCGGTCGCCGTCGTCGAGGGCGGCATCCCCGAGACCACGGCCCTGCTCGCAGAGCGCTTCGACCACATCTTCTACACCGGCAACGGCACCGTCGGCCGCATCGTCATGACCGCCGCCGCCCGGCACCTCACCCCGGTCACCCTCGAACTCGGCGGCAAGTCCCCGGCGTTCGTCGACCGGGACGCCGACCTGACCGTCGTCGCCGAGCGCCTCGCCCGCGGCAAGTTCCTCAACGCCGGGCAGACCTGCGTCGCGCCCGACTACGTACTCACCGACCCGGAGACGGCCCGCGCCCTGGAACCGGTTCTGGCCAAGGCGGTCGAGGGCCTGTACGGATCCGACCCCGCCGCCTCCACCGAGTACGGCCGGATCATCAACGAGCGGCACTTCGACCGCCTCACCGGACTGCTCGACTCCGGGCGTGTCGTCGTCGGCGGTGACAGTGACCGCGCCACCAGGTACATCGCGCCGACCGTCCTGGCCGACGTCGACCCCGACGCGCCCGTCATGCGCGAGGAGATCTTTGGTCCGGTCCTGCCGATCGTGACCGTCTCCGGTCTGGACCAGGCCGTCGACTTCATCAACGACCGCGACAAGCCCCTGGCGTTGTACGTCTTCACCGAGTCCGACATCACGCGGGAACGGCTCGCCGCCGAAACCTCCTCCGGAGCCCTCGGATTCGGCCTGCCTCTCGCCCATCTCACCGTCTCCGACCTGCCCTTCGGCGGCGTCGGCGCGAGCGGCATGGGCAGTTACCACGGCCGCTATTCGATCGAGACATTCAGCCACCGCAAGGCGGTGCTGGAGAAGCCGCTGAGCTGA
- a CDS encoding RNA polymerase sigma factor → MTAKAAIEAVFRAEYGRAVAVLVRFFGDIDLAEEAVQDAFATAVRKWPETGIPPSPAGWIITTARNRAVDRLRRESTREVRHAEAAQLYAPDAPPEEGPVRDDRLRLIFTCCHPALATQAQVALTLRLLGGLTTAQIARAFLVPEPTMAQRLVRAKAKIRDARIPYRVPREADLPDRVRGVLAVVYLIFNEGYGGRADLCAEAIRLGRLLAELMPDEPEVLGLLALMLLIEARRPARETPDGDLVLLADQDRRLWDRDLITEGQSLVRRCLRLDRPGPYQIQAAINAVHSDAPTAAATDWGQILALYDQLMILAPNPVVALNRAVAVAETEGPRTALALVDALDLDGYHAFHAVRADLLRRTGRPTEAAAAYEAAIALTENPAERAHLERRRTELQVE, encoded by the coding sequence ATGACCGCGAAGGCCGCCATCGAGGCCGTCTTCCGCGCGGAATACGGCCGTGCGGTCGCCGTCCTCGTCCGCTTCTTCGGCGACATCGACCTCGCCGAGGAAGCGGTCCAGGACGCCTTCGCCACGGCGGTGCGGAAGTGGCCGGAGACGGGAATCCCGCCGAGCCCGGCCGGGTGGATCATCACCACCGCCCGGAACCGGGCCGTCGACCGGCTGCGCCGCGAGTCCACGCGTGAGGTCCGGCACGCCGAGGCGGCCCAGCTGTACGCCCCCGACGCACCGCCCGAGGAGGGCCCCGTGCGCGACGACCGGCTCCGCCTGATCTTCACCTGCTGCCACCCCGCGCTCGCCACCCAGGCCCAGGTCGCCCTCACCCTGCGACTCCTAGGCGGGCTCACCACCGCCCAGATCGCCCGCGCCTTCCTGGTCCCCGAGCCCACCATGGCCCAGCGCCTGGTCAGGGCCAAGGCCAAGATCCGCGACGCCCGTATCCCGTACCGCGTCCCGCGAGAGGCCGACCTCCCCGATCGCGTCAGGGGAGTGCTGGCCGTCGTCTACCTCATCTTCAACGAGGGGTATGGGGGCCGGGCGGACCTCTGCGCGGAGGCCATCCGCCTCGGCCGCCTCCTCGCCGAGCTGATGCCGGACGAGCCGGAGGTCCTCGGGCTGCTCGCGCTGATGCTCCTGATCGAGGCGCGCCGCCCGGCCCGGGAGACCCCCGACGGAGACCTGGTCCTCCTCGCCGACCAGGACCGTCGCCTCTGGGACCGTGACCTGATCACCGAGGGACAGTCCCTGGTGCGCCGCTGCCTGCGCCTGGACCGACCAGGCCCGTACCAGATCCAGGCCGCGATCAACGCCGTCCACAGCGACGCGCCCACCGCGGCCGCCACCGACTGGGGCCAGATCCTCGCGCTCTACGACCAGCTCATGATCCTCGCCCCGAACCCGGTCGTCGCCCTCAACCGCGCGGTGGCGGTCGCCGAGACCGAGGGCCCGCGCACTGCCCTCGCCCTCGTCGACGCCCTCGATCTCGACGGCTACCACGCCTTCCACGCCGTACGAGCCGACCTGCTGCGGCGCACCGGGCGGCCGACGGAAGCGGCAGCGGCGTACGAGGCGGCCATCGCCCTCACCGAGAACCCGGCCGAGCGCGCCCACCTGGAGCGCCGCAGGACGGAGCTTCAGGTGGAGTGA
- the urtE gene encoding urea ABC transporter ATP-binding subunit UrtE gives MKLEIDDIRVGYNRSLVLHGVSVEVPDDGVSAVLGHNGAGKSTLLRAAVGLLTPSSGAIRLDGEDVTRRKPHERVARGMAYVPQGQQAFPHLTTAENLQLIADGRKRGKAAIAEALDLFPALRTLSGRRAGLLSGGQRQQLAIARALVTDPRILLLDEPTEGIQPSVVAEIEETILALAARGGLSVLLVEQHVGFAMRAAQRYYVLEAGRVTSSGEGGQEAERSVREALSV, from the coding sequence ATGAAGCTGGAGATCGACGACATACGGGTCGGCTACAACCGCAGTCTGGTCCTGCACGGAGTCTCCGTGGAGGTGCCGGACGACGGTGTCTCCGCGGTGCTCGGGCACAACGGCGCGGGCAAGAGCACGCTGCTGCGGGCGGCCGTGGGACTGCTCACCCCGTCGAGCGGTGCGATCCGTCTCGACGGCGAGGACGTCACACGCCGCAAGCCCCACGAACGCGTGGCGCGCGGCATGGCCTACGTGCCACAGGGCCAGCAGGCCTTCCCCCATCTCACGACGGCGGAGAACCTCCAGTTGATCGCGGACGGCCGTAAGCGCGGCAAAGCGGCGATTGCCGAGGCGCTGGATCTGTTCCCCGCGCTGAGGACTCTGTCGGGGCGGCGGGCGGGGCTGCTCTCCGGCGGTCAGCGGCAGCAACTGGCCATCGCCCGGGCCCTGGTGACGGACCCTCGGATTCTTCTGCTCGACGAGCCGACCGAGGGCATCCAGCCTTCGGTCGTGGCGGAGATCGAGGAGACGATCCTCGCGCTGGCCGCCCGCGGCGGGCTCTCGGTGCTCCTCGTCGAGCAGCACGTCGGCTTCGCGATGCGGGCGGCGCAGCGCTACTACGTCCTGGAGGCCGGGCGGGTCACGTCGTCCGGTGAGGGCGGGCAGGAGGCGGAGCGGTCGGTGCGGGAGGCATTGAGCGTGTAG
- the urtB gene encoding urea ABC transporter permease subunit UrtB has product MTVILGQTFTGISIGAVLLLIALGLSLTFGQMNVINMAHGEFIMAGAYTTYVLQKSISSAGLSLLVALPVAFLVAGGLGALLEWLLIRRLYLRPLDTLLVTWGVSLMLQQLARDIFGAPNVQTRAPDLLTGNITVIGGDDPLTFANSRLFILGLAITAVVALSLTLRLTPLGRRIRGVVQNRDLAEVSGISTSRVDRTAFFLGSGLAGVAGVALTLVGPIGPTMGTNIIIDAFLVIVVGGIGQLKGTVIVAFVLGVLQSVLEYSTTVSVAKVLVLVAIVAFLQWRPQGLYTLRTRSLV; this is encoded by the coding sequence ATGACCGTGATCCTCGGTCAGACCTTCACCGGCATCAGCATCGGTGCCGTCCTGCTGCTCATCGCGCTCGGTCTCTCGCTCACCTTCGGCCAGATGAACGTCATCAACATGGCCCACGGCGAGTTCATCATGGCTGGCGCCTACACGACGTACGTCCTCCAGAAGTCCATCTCCAGCGCGGGCCTCTCGCTGCTCGTCGCACTGCCGGTCGCCTTCCTGGTGGCCGGCGGGCTCGGCGCGCTTCTTGAGTGGCTGCTCATCCGCCGCCTGTATCTGCGGCCGCTCGACACGCTGCTCGTCACCTGGGGCGTCTCGTTGATGCTCCAGCAGCTCGCCCGGGACATCTTCGGCGCGCCGAACGTGCAGACCCGCGCGCCCGATCTGCTCACCGGGAACATCACCGTCATCGGCGGCGACGATCCGCTGACCTTCGCCAACAGCCGTCTGTTCATTCTGGGGTTGGCGATCACGGCGGTGGTCGCGCTGTCGCTGACGCTGCGGCTGACTCCGCTCGGCCGCCGGATCCGCGGGGTCGTGCAGAACCGTGATCTGGCCGAGGTGTCCGGCATCTCCACCTCGCGGGTGGACCGGACCGCGTTCTTCCTCGGGTCCGGGCTCGCGGGAGTCGCGGGAGTCGCGCTGACGCTGGTCGGTCCGATCGGTCCCACGATGGGCACCAACATCATCATCGACGCGTTCCTGGTGATCGTGGTCGGCGGCATCGGACAGCTCAAGGGGACGGTCATCGTCGCGTTCGTCCTCGGCGTCCTGCAGTCCGTCCTGGAGTACTCCACCACCGTCAGCGTCGCGAAGGTGCTCGTCCTCGTGGCCATCGTCGCGTTCCTCCAGTGGCGGCCCCAGGGGCTGTACACGCTGCGTACGAGGAGTCTGGTATGA
- the urtA gene encoding urea ABC transporter substrate-binding protein has translation MAGAAALVAVVTLAACGAKTDTAGGTSDAAAKADTSGDTVKVGLLNSLSGTMAISEVTVRDSLKLAIDEINTSGGVLGKKIKPISEDGASDWPTFAEKASKLIKEDRVAATFGCWTSASRKAVKPVFEKNKSLLFYPVQYEGLEESPYIFYTGATTNQQIVPGLDYLKSQGKKSIYLVGSDYVFPRTANKIIRAYAKANGMKVLGEDYAPLGSTEFSTIANKVKASKADAVFNTLNGDSNVAFFKEYKSAGLTATSMPVVSVSIAEEEVKSIGSQYLAGQLTAWNYYQTTAGEANTKFVKAYKAKYGQDKPTSDPMEAAYTSVYLWKAMVEKAKSFDPEKVKAASDGITFDAPEGKVTVDGASQHIYKTARIGKIGTDGLIEQVWDSGKAIKPDPYLKGYSWASGLS, from the coding sequence ATGGCGGGCGCCGCCGCGCTCGTCGCCGTCGTCACGCTCGCCGCGTGCGGCGCCAAGACCGACACCGCGGGCGGCACGTCCGACGCGGCGGCCAAGGCCGACACGAGCGGCGACACGGTCAAGGTCGGCCTGCTCAACTCGCTCTCCGGCACCATGGCGATCAGCGAGGTGACCGTACGCGACTCGCTGAAGCTGGCGATCGACGAGATCAACACCTCGGGCGGCGTGCTCGGCAAGAAGATCAAGCCGATCAGCGAGGACGGCGCCTCCGACTGGCCGACGTTCGCCGAGAAGGCGAGCAAACTCATCAAGGAGGACCGGGTCGCGGCCACCTTCGGCTGCTGGACCTCGGCGAGCCGCAAGGCCGTGAAGCCCGTCTTCGAGAAGAACAAGTCACTGCTGTTCTATCCCGTGCAGTACGAGGGACTTGAGGAGTCCCCGTACATCTTCTATACGGGTGCCACCACCAACCAGCAGATCGTCCCGGGGCTCGACTACCTCAAGAGCCAGGGCAAGAAGAGCATTTACCTCGTCGGCAGCGACTATGTCTTCCCGCGCACCGCCAACAAGATCATCAGGGCGTACGCGAAGGCCAATGGCATGAAGGTGCTCGGCGAGGACTACGCGCCGCTGGGGTCCACCGAGTTCAGCACCATCGCCAACAAGGTGAAGGCGTCGAAGGCCGACGCGGTCTTCAACACCCTCAACGGCGACTCGAACGTGGCCTTCTTCAAGGAATACAAGTCGGCGGGTCTGACCGCCACGAGCATGCCGGTGGTCTCGGTGTCGATCGCCGAGGAAGAGGTCAAGTCGATCGGATCGCAGTACCTGGCCGGGCAGTTGACGGCCTGGAACTACTACCAGACGACCGCGGGCGAGGCGAACACCAAGTTCGTGAAGGCGTACAAGGCCAAGTACGGCCAGGACAAGCCGACCAGTGACCCGATGGAGGCCGCGTACACCTCGGTCTACCTGTGGAAGGCGATGGTCGAGAAGGCCAAGTCCTTCGACCCGGAGAAGGTGAAGGCGGCCTCCGACGGCATCACCTTCGACGCTCCCGAGGGCAAGGTAACCGTGGACGGCGCGAGCCAGCACATCTACAAGACCGCCCGGATCGGAAAGATCGGCACCGACGGGCTGATCGAGCAGGTGTGGGACTCCGGCAAGGCGATCAAGCCGGACCCGTACCTGAAGGGCTACTCCTGGGCCTCCGGCCTCTCCTGA